The Eubalaena glacialis isolate mEubGla1 chromosome 5, mEubGla1.1.hap2.+ XY, whole genome shotgun sequence genomic sequence GATGGTGGAAGGAAGGCCTTTGCTGTAACTGTTAAGCAACAGTGTAACActggttcatttaaaaataatgccatCAAATGAAAAGTTAGATCCTATCCCTTCAAACAGCAATGGTCTATTTATATTCTTTGGAAACTTGAAGTACAAGGTCTACTGTTTCTACTCAACAATGAcagaacacacatttttcttttaaaaacaacttccTTTTACGTAAGTAGATCTCTTATTGAACCGTACCTAAACACAGTAAAGTAACCTGAAATATAACTGTGGGAACAAAGGACTTCAGAATCCAAAAATGTTACCTTCTTGACAATTAGCAAATGGGATATTAATTATTTGTATTataacacatacatacaaattttaattaatgCATCTGTCCAAGTTTTGGATAGATTAGTCATCGTTAGGGTTTTAACATGTGAGCATGAATGGCTTACCAGGTCTTGGGGTGGTCTTCCAGGACTGCCTGGTACTTTTGCTTATAAGGCTTCTGAGGTCACATACTTTGAAGGCTGCCCTTTCAGATGGTTGTGCCTTGGAAGGTCCCCACCCTGACTGCCCCAGATAGTTCCGGGTGAGGATTTATACACACTGCCTTTCTCTTTGCCTTGTCCACCGAATATACACCTACTTATCCTTCAATATTTGCCTCCAAATTAGGGGGAGTATCAAGTGCttgaaatgaaaatgcaaaacttACATATTCTTTGACCTCTCAACTCACTCTTATGAAAACACTTGGGGAAATGCATGGTTACATGCATATGGAAGCTCACTGCAGCTagtaaaaactacaaaaactGGAGACCACTAAAATAACAAATGGGAAAATGCGTTACAGACCACTATTAAAACAAATGAAGTTGATCTGTATTCACTGACAATGAAGGCTGCCCACAATATAtggctgagttaaaaaaaaattatagaacagTATAATTCAGGTACCTAAACTGAATCAGAATAAGTCTCAGGATTTCAGCCATGATTGACAGCACAAAGATGTCTTCCTAAAGACCAAGAATGAGAAAGTGATTACTTCTGCTGGGGGCTAAAGGAGAAGATAAGAAATTGGGCCTTTGCAAGCTGTGTCTTTGCTCCTGGATCATGCTTTACCTgaacttttcagttttttgaatGCTATGGACTGGATGTTTCTGTCCCCCTCACATGGAATATATTGCCACCCACCCCCTAtactgaaatcctaacccccaatgtgatggtattggagttagggcctttgggaggcaatCAGATTTAGATGAAGTCATTTGTAAAGTGTAAAGTGGTCCTGAGACCAAAGTGTTTGAGAGCCGCTGTCCTAATCCTGTCTGACACTGAGGCTCTCCCCTAAAAAATACTTAGTGGACACCGAATACTACTGCACAGAGAGACTGAGAAGAGGCTATGCAAGCGGGGAGTAGCTTCAGTAACTGGGCAACTGCCAGAGCCCAGGAACCATGAGCATGAGGTTAAAAGAAGTGGGAACAGGGGCTGGAGACTAGCCTTTTGGAAGTGAACTGTGAAAGCACCTGAAAGGACAGGGAGGGCCACACTGACACATTTGTGAGCTAGAGCAAGGGTTTGCTCCAAAGCAACTTGTTTGGCCACAATTATTTGGAGACATTGGATTTAAACAATTACCTTACATAATATTGATTGACATAATATTGATACTTCATGAGAAAAAGTataagttaaaaatgaaatagtaaaGAGTTCTCTCTAACCTATGTTAAAAAGTGAGAGGTAAATCCATATAGCCTGTCGATGTCTTATTACAAGTTAGCTACTAATTTTATGTGGCAATAAACGATAAAACCACATGCAAGGAAAAAGTAATGTGAACAACCACTAAAAGGAATTTACCGATTCCACTCAGCTTTCTCCCACTTGGACTTTCTGGTGGTGCTGGAATTTcatgatttttctcttcctctgatgGCACAAATACCTAAAAAGTCCAAAGCACCATAACAAATAAGTTAAATGAGGTTTTTGAAATAAGAAGGTAAGTTTAATTCACCtgaagtgaattaaaaaaaacacccagCATCCTGTGACAATATAAAAGTCTACTTTCAAgtctgtgaaatttaaaaatgaatactgtCAACcttcagaaacaaaaaaataaaataagatatgaTAAAACTAATTTCATCCATCAATGGCTCTCCTATTGCTTTAAAGTAAAAGAGTACAACACACAAGGCCTTTCCTGATCTGCCCCACTTCCTCAAGAGGCTCAAGTCTCACCACAGCTCACCCTGAGCCACTGCAGTGCCCGCtgtgataaaaaacaaaaacaaaaacaaaaaacactcccAAAactagattttattctaagtatgatgggaagccactggaaatTTCAAGCGGAGCAATGACATGACCTAATTTATGTTTTTCAAGACAGCTCTCAGGGCTGTGTGAAGACTAGAGGAGGGACCGGAGAGGAAGAAAGTCCAGTGGGGACACTACTGAAGTTGTGGCTTAGATTACGTGGAAGctgtagaaatagaaaaagatggATTCAAgttatattttggaaatggaCTGAATGTGGGGTGACTGAGGGTGACTTGGGTTTCTGGTTTGAGTGGATGGAATTGATGATGGCACTATTAACTGAGGTTATTGAGGTTCTTAGCTTTTCCCCTATAGGATGTGACAATAACAAAACTTAAATGTCTTAAGTACAATTAGAAGCTATACTCTGCTTGTATAGCTATACAGAATACAGGAACTATATTCTGCtcaagtgtatatatgtctatatatagtGAAAAGGTACTTACACCACTGACAGTTCAGCATAACTGAATTACCAGCCATACCTCAGTTTTCAAGTTGGCTTTCAGTCCCAATCCTCCCAAATCATTCAATGGAGACTCTTCAGTGCCTAATGAAATTCAAAGCACTAAATCAATTTAAGAATTTGCTTACAAAATACATCCTGAATCAAAAAGGTAACAGAATGTTGTTATCTAGTACTCCATGCCCTCTTcctttgctgttttattttgctgtcaatagaaaacagtaaaaaggaatatatacGAAAATTCTCAGATGAACGGCAAGGGGTCATTTACTCATTTTTGGTGGAGGGGGTGTGAAAATGTATTTTTGCTGTTAAGATGCCTGCCCACAAAGAATGATACAATATTATTTGTGAGGATGTCTTATTTCCAAGAATTTTTCTATAGTGATCTACATCAAGTTTGTccctaaaagaaaatattctaggcCACTGTGGTATATTCCCAATAAAGAAGGTGATTTGTGAATAGACTCACTGTACTTGCTTCATGCTGACACAGCAAAGTTGAACATAAAGTTAAAAACTGTGAAGTGGATAAAAAGAGAACAGAATTTTCTCTGCTAGAGACTCAAACCTATCCCTGTCTTGGtcgtttctttccttctctcttctgtccTGTGACTTCCAGTTTCTCTCACCTGCCCTCATGTAAGCCTCCAAAGAAAACCCTTCCTTTCTCCAAGAGGCTGCAAGCTTGCCTTTGCTAAAAGCCCTCCTATTTCTGTTCCTTTAGGGGGAAGAAaagaggggaggcaggaggaatAATAGACTGTAGCAATGGTTGAGTCATAAAAACTTCCACAGTGTTCAATTTACCTTAAgctaaaatcaatgaaaaattttAGTCATTTATTTCAACCCTTGGAACATTTCTTAATGTCTCCTACCTAAGTCCCTATAATGAACAGGACTAAACCTACTGGCCTCAGCCTCTGGAGGCTGCATTTAAATGGTATCTAAGGTCTAATCCAGTTGAAAAGTCCAGGATGCTACAATTTATACAATCAGAGTAGAAAGGAAGACAACATCTCTGATCCCTTCAAGTCCAGCCCATGCGCCCCCTCCGAGTTCTCACCGCATTCTGTGGTTAACCCTATTCTAAGCACCTGTCACACTGCAGAGTGTCATGGCCTATGTACAATACATGGCTAGATTCACAGCTGTTTTCCCATCTTGACTATTTATCTTTGAATCCATAGTGGTACCTGGTGTAATGTGTCTGAAGTGGGAGCGTATGAATGACCAAGCGCAAAGCTTACACCTTTGAAAGTTACCAACTGTTTCTAACAAGACCAGCTGCACTCTGAAATCTACCAGGAAGGAacgcatttcttttccttttcaaacaATTCTAAACCAGAAACTAACTCATTTATATGAACAAtaaactccattaaaaaaaataatgtgcttCCTCAATTAGAAGTAGCCAGCCAGACTGAACTGACACATAGTTCAAGTCTGTAAGTCAGATAAGGGTTGGAATGATGCTTGTTTTTGTACTATTATCCCCTTTTTATACaacagaaaactgaggctcagaagtaatttttttctaagagGCACCTGAGTACTatgcaagttatttaaactctctgaatctttttcttcatttgtaaaatgagggtgatTTCATACGTTGTTGTAAGGGATCTTCATTTTGATTGATAAGAAACCTGAAGGTCCAAGAGGTTTAGTGACTTGCAACGGTCCTGCAGACAACACTTGGCCAGCTGATGACCTGGCTCTCAGCCTCTGGCCTCTGGCCTCATCACACATGAGAAGCAGGTCTAAGGCTTTAAGCTTTTAAACACAATTTTAGAGAAGCTTGACCTTCAAGTTGGATGAGAGCTATTTTGTGACGTTCTAGAACCCAAACCATCTTTTGGAAGATTGTCTTAAATGTCCTCTACACACAATTATCTTTGTAAAATGCGACAATTTGCACTTAAGAGATTCTCACCTATGTTACGCAAATTTTCTTCAGAAGAAACAGTGACTTCAAGGCCTCCTTCTTCCTGGAAGGACATGGTCATGCTGTTACCATCTCCTGTTTTCTCAGCAGATGCTGGAGCAGTCCACTTGCCACTGTGATCACTCCTGACAGTCAAGTCCTGCTTGCATTTAGGAGCTGAGAGAGCTACAGCATAGGTAGCAGGAAGGACTGTCATATGAGAAGGAGCAATTTCTGATTCTTGGCCATTGATACATTCAGTGGTGGTGGTTTTCAAGTCGCCCTCAGGCCCCTGCTGATCATCAGCTTTTTTAGCACCAGTATTTATGGCTGTCAAACAGAGCACCCTGATGGAGGAGTCCTTGGCTGCCTGCTCTGGTCCTCGAGGGTTGAGAGGCAAGTCCGCACTAACCCCTGCTGGACACCTGCCTTGAGTGCTGTCCCCCGACGTCCCTGCCTCAGGGCTTTCATCTTCTCTCTGAACTTTGCCCGCACAGTCCTTGCCAGACTTCTCTGTCTCTGATGCACACCCAGCACCTGCAGAGAGCACGCTGACCAACACCCTGTCGTGCCCTTCCCTGGTGCCCACTGCCACCACGGGGCCCACTTCTTTTCCTCCTGTTGATGGCCCAGGATACTGACAGTTGTCCTCAGCAATTAGGCTTGGCAGAGGGGCCTCAGCCTTGTTCATCTTCGAGGGTGACAGGTCATCTTTTCCTTCAGGGCTGCCTGCAGTCAGCTGATTCTCTTCGTGCCTGTCTAGGCCACTGGCGGCCAGCACACATTCGGCTGTGCTGGTGGAGATGATGGCGGCATCACTCAAGTCCTCTGTTCCCGCAATGGTGGGCTGATCTTCATCCTGTGGGACGGCGCCCACCATGACTGCCTCACGTCCTTCCGAGGTGCTGGTGGAAATCATGGCGGTGTCACTCGTCTCCTCCGCTGGTGTGACCAAGGGATGGACTTCCTCCTGAGGGACAGCGCTGGACACTGGGCCCTCGCAGTCTTCTACTGAGCTTGTTGAGATGATGGCACTCCCATCTTTCTCTTCCATGCCCGGGATGGATCGCTCatgttcccttcccacagccacACCACAAATGGAGGCCTCGCACTCTTCTGCAATGCTGGTGGAAATGAGGGCACACTCATCTTTCTCCTCCTTGCTGGTTGAAGCGAGGGGGCTCTCGACTTCCGCAGGTGCGCTGGGCATGGGCACATCGAAGTCATCGGTGCTCACCAAGACTGGCCCTTTAGCTCTTTCTTCAACTGCTACAACTGGCTGCTGACTCTCAGCACCTTGGATGGTTGTTGCACTGGAAATGGGCACTTCGAACTCCTCCCCTATGCTTGTGGAAATCATGGCACACTCGTCTTTCTCCTCGTTTCTAGCAGCTGGGAGTTGGCTCTCATCGCCTGACACCGCGCTGGGCATGGGGACCTCGAATTCTTCCACGTTCATTCTGGGGCCTTCCACGCTTTCTTCAGTTCTCAGGGCACTTGAACGACCTTCTTCCATGTCTACCATCGTGTTTAGCTGCAGGGTGAAATCATTTGTTGTACTGGTAGAAATCATCAAGCCTTTGCCTTGACTTTTACTGCTGGCTAAACAAGCCTGGTTGGTAATACTGACACTGGCTTTAGCAGCCACAAGGCCGTCACAGTCTTCATTTTCCACAGAGGTGATGATACCTTCATCTGCTTTTTCGCCTGGTGATGTGTGATGAGCCTCATATTCCGGGACTGCACCGGATACAAGAGTCTCATAACTGCCCCCCACCAGGCCAGTGGAAATAGTGGTATCGtcgactttttcttttctggtgagcTGACTGTCACTGTGATCTGAAGCTGCACTAGTCATGGGACCCTCGCAACCTTCACGAACTGGAGCCACTTCGCCCTTTCCTGCAGCTGCGCTGGTCACGCTGCTTTCCACAATCCCTTTGGCACTGGAGCAGATCTCTGCATCTTTAATGTCCTTCTCGGCACCGCTCATGCTATCAACATTACTCTCATTTGCATTCGGGATGGCAGCCCCAGCCTCGGCTTCCACATGCCCCACCGCAGTGCCAATCCGACCATCCCCTTCTTCTgcactttcacaaatggacacCCCTTCACCTCCTTCTTCGATCCCTGTGCATGTTGATGCGTGCCCGATCTCATTTCCTCTTCCAGTACTGGTCACGACACCCTCCCCTTCGTCATCTTCCTCCTTCGCGCCTGTGCTGGTCACAATGTCTTCGTCATCGCACGGACCAGCAGCGACTAATGGTATGTTAGTGACGTCTTTGGCAACTGTGCTGTCCATTGCACTCTCTCCGTTTTCTTCTGATTCGGAACTTAGAGCAAAGCCTTCGCTGCTCTCTTCTGAACCTGTGCAACTTGCCGGCCCCTCCCCATCTTCCTCTGTTATCCCTGTGCTGGTGACCGCGCTTTCCCCTTCTGGGCCGTCGTTCACAGACCTGCCTCCCTCCTGGGTGGGACTGGCTCCCGCTGGCGTGTCGTTATCTACTGTGACCTCAGGGGCCCCTGTAACCCTCCGCTCCTCCTGTGGCCCTGCACCAGCTACTGAGCACATGACGAAGCTATCGCTTCTCCGTTCTGCTCCTGTACACGTCACAGTCCCCTCAGTTTCCTTCTTGGGGCCCATTCTCATCATATTTCTCCGGAATCCATCCACCTCTTCACTGCTTAGGGacccttctctgatttctgtgccAGCACTTGTTACCGCTCCATCACTTTCAACCTCGCTAATAAAAGTAACCGTTCCCTCCACGAGTCCTGAGTCTCCACTTGAAGAACCATCACACTTCCCCTCGGAGCCTGCACTGGTCACAGCATCATCCTTCTCTTCGGGTGCCGCGCTATTGACGTCATCTTCGGTGGTCCCTGCGGGAGCCGTCACTGGGTCAGCCAGTCTTTCTTCCGGCTCGGCCACAGTGCACTCCCCACTTTCTCCTTCCTTGGTGCTTGTGAGGAAAGTTTCACTTTCAGCAAATCCTTCTGTGACGACGCCCCCACCCTCCTCTGCTGCAGCAAAGATGGTGCCTTCCCTGGCTTCCAGCCTGACGTGAAGAGAGTGCTTTCTGGAGTGCACACCCATCGTGAGGCCTTCATCCGCCTCGATGCTTGTGCAAGGCACAGCCACCCTGCCCTCTGCTGTCTCTGCAGACGTGGTTGTGGCATCCCCCGCCTTTACTGGGTTTAGGGGAACACCTCTGTCCTTCCCTTCAGTACTGGTGGCAATGGAAGTCTTTTCTGCTATACCAGACCCAGCTGTTGCAGTCTCAGCTTTCCTGCTCCTTTGGTGTAAAACAGAGGATACAGTGTTGCTTTCAGCACTGGTGTCCACCTCACTGTTTTCATTCGTTCTGTCAGCATCAGTTggcatgttttctatttcacctGGGCCTCTACTATGCTTAAGTCCAACAGTTTCAGCATCTTTTTCTGTACTCACACTTACCACCTGATCAACAGCAATGCCATCCTTTTGGCCATTTTCTACAGAAGCCTTAACTGACTGCTTTGAACTCAAGTTACTTCCTTTCCCAGCCACGTCCATTGAGCCACCTTCTTTGATAACATTCTCATTTTGCATAGTCATGTCTGTTAACTCACTACCAAGAGGCATGTTTACTTTTCCTTGTTTGCTGTGGAGTACAGTGGCCTGGGAACCTTCTGGAATGTGTCTTTTGTTATCCATGCTTGCTTTTGCTGGTTTATCTACTGTGGAAACTGCATCACTTTCTTTGCTGTCACTTGTCCTAGGGCCTTCTGATTCCCTAACAGTCAAGCTTTGGTTAGGGATTTCAGAGTGGTCCACAAGCAAGGTGCTGGCTGTGCCACCTTCTGAAACAGTTCTTTTGTCAACTAAAGGAGTTACACCTGAATCATGAGATTGTTTCTGAGGCACAGCAGTCACAGAACTTAAGGACGGGGAGGAGTCTACATTTGTGGAATGTTCAAGAGCAGTATCTCCTTGAGCAACACGTTCTTCAGTGGGTTTGGTggtgtttttcaaattcttttgtgCCCTGTCGCTTTCTGACAGGGCACGAGGTAACAATCGATGACTCGTTTCAGAGTCTACATTCATTTCATGAGTTCCTTGTTGAGCAGGCTCTTTCTCCCCAGGATTCGGTTTGGACACAGCACTTTGGAGATGCACTTTCTTGGTCAGGGTGCTTTTATGATCAGCGTGCTTTTCAGAATTACCAACGGTTCCTGTTCCACGTCCTGATTTACAGGCTGGCGCTGCTGTTTTTGAATCTACTGTGGAAGTTCGTAACTCATCCTTTAGAACTGTAgtgctggttttttgttttgtaatattttctgaGTCAATGTCTTGCTGAGAACTACTGCTTCTGATGTTTTGGGTTTTGGGTACTTCCAATGCATTTTCCATGGCCGGCTCCAGATCAATTTCCATTGGCTCTTGTTCGGGCATCAAGGCAGGATCACCGCTTTTTTTGGGTCTCTGAAGGGAGGAACTACTGGGAGTACCCAAAGGGTTTGCTGCtggtttttcttctcctttggtcATTTCTTGGGATAAGCTTCCTCTTCGATTTTCACACAACCTTCTGCTTAATTTCTTTTCCACGACTGAACTGTTTCCTCTGGGCTTTTCATGACTGCTGTCAACTTCCTTACCATCCTTGTcctctgatttattttcttccttctttttcacgTCCTTACTACTATGCTTTAAGCTCCTGCTTTTGTGCCCATCTGATAACTTTCTCTCAAGTCTGGCGGAGCTTGACTCTTTATCACCCTTGTGCTTCTCCTTTGCTAGTGGTAACTTCGCTCTGTGACTGGACTCTCTCTGTGCACCGTGTGTTGAAGAGGCAATGCTCTCTGATGCAGGTTCCATACCACTTTCTTCAGAAGGTCTGTCTTCAACTCTAGACTTCCGCAGCCTATCTGGGTCACTTTCTTCCGTGTTCTTCTCCTTATCTGGTTTTGAAGTGGTCACTTGTTTCATGACGTTTTCTTGTGATTCTGTTTCAACTGCTTTTAACTGTTTGCCTTGGCTTTTGGATTTAGACTTTAACACCAGTTTCTCTTCTAACAAGCTCTTGGTTCTTCGCTTCTCCTTGTGAACAACCTCTTCTGCTTTTGAAATACTATCTACATTAGTCGAGTCCGTATCACATTTATCCTCTGAGTAACTTTCACTTCTTCTCTGTAATGTGCTTCCATGTTGCTTGGAACTCAGAGAATCTTTCTGAATTTTAGAATCACTTGATCTTCTTGATTTGTGCTCTGCCTTAGTTTTGTCGGCTGACCCGTgtctctcttttttgttgttttctttacgAACATTCTCATCGGTTTTTATAATATATTCAGAAACTGGTTTACCATCTTTGCCCAAAATTGATAATTTCCTTTCATTCCTATGTTTACTTTTTCGTTCAGCTTTATCATCTGAAGAAAGCCTTGTTTGTTGACTTGGCTTCTGAATATTTTCATCAACTTTCAAGCCTTTCTCAGAAGAGTGAAGCTCAGTCTCATCACCTGTTTTATGTGTACTGTCACCTTTATACTTATGTTTTGTAGACAGTTTGTCTTCTGacaaagttttctctttttcaggcTTGTCCTTGGAGGATTTTGTCTCTTTCTTAGGCAGGCTTCTCAAGTGTGGTGTTTCAGAATCATCCTTCTTTAgatgcttttcatttttaagtgtgcatttCTGTTTCTGGGGTTCTTCTGTGCCACCTTCTGACCGTTCCACTGGCCTCTTCCCATCTCTCATGTCAGTCTCTTCCTGCACCCCTTCCACCACAACAGGGGTTGATGTCCGTCTTTTATGTTCCCTTTCTATTTtggattcatttttgttttcatcagCTGAATGCAAAGACTCTGAAAGTCTCCGAGCAGGTTTACTTGGTTCACTCTTTGCATGAACGTGCTTCAAATCCTTTGAAGAAGatactttttccttttcacaatgctgtaagaaaataaaagttaaaatataagaaatactaACATTTTTATATTCACATCTAACATTTGGGTGCATATAGTACGTTGAGTGCTGTCACATGTTACCTTACTTATTTAACCTTTGCCAGCAGCCAGTAGATA encodes the following:
- the BOD1L1 gene encoding biorientation of chromosomes in cell division protein 1-like 1 isoform X2; amino-acid sequence: MATNPQPQPPPPAPPPPPPQPQPPPPPPGPGAGPGTGGAGGAGAGAGDPQLVAMIVNHLKSQGLFDQFRRDCLADVDTKPAYQNLRQRVDNFVANHLATHTWSPHLNKNQLRNNIRQQVLKSGMLESGIDRIISQVVDPKINHTFRPQVEKAVHEFLATLNHKEETGGSTAPDDEKPDSSIVTQGVPAPGPSANVASDAMSILETITSLNQEASAARASTETSNAKTSERISKKLPSQPSTETTVEKERTSEDTADKEKSTPDSAGEGQETVPKSEEFSDLPCPAEEIRNHIKESSSSVLLNKDVQQESSDQKNKSTDKGEKKPDSNEKGERKKEKKEKTEKKFDHSKRSEDVQKVKDEKQAKDKEVECSKLPSEKNNKAKTSEGTKEDFSLIDSDVDGLTDITVSSVHTSDLSSFEEDTEEEVVMSDSMEEGEITSDDEEKNKQNKTKTQTNDPSEGKAKSVRHAYVHKPYLYSKYYSDSDDELTVEQRRQSIAKEKEERLLRRQINREKLEEKRKQKAEKTKSSKAKNQGKSSVDLEESSTKSLEPKAPRSKEVLKERKVLEKKVALSKKRKKDSRNVDENSKKKQQSEEDSKETLKTSEHCEKEKVSSSKDLKHVHAKSEPSKPARRLSESLHSADENKNESKIEREHKRRTSTPVVVEGVQEETDMRDGKRPVERSEGGTEEPQKQKCTLKNEKHLKKDDSETPHLRSLPKKETKSSKDKPEKEKTLSEDKLSTKHKYKGDSTHKTGDETELHSSEKGLKVDENIQKPSQQTRLSSDDKAERKSKHRNERKLSILGKDGKPVSEYIIKTDENVRKENNKKERHGSADKTKAEHKSRRSSDSKIQKDSLSSKQHGSTLQRRSESYSEDKCDTDSTNVDSISKAEEVVHKEKRRTKSLLEEKLVLKSKSKSQGKQLKAVETESQENVMKQVTTSKPDKEKNTEESDPDRLRKSRVEDRPSEESGMEPASESIASSTHGAQRESSHRAKLPLAKEKHKGDKESSSARLERKLSDGHKSRSLKHSSKDVKKKEENKSEDKDGKEVDSSHEKPRGNSSVVEKKLSRRLCENRRGSLSQEMTKGEEKPAANPLGTPSSSSLQRPKKSGDPALMPEQEPMEIDLEPAMENALEVPKTQNIRSSSSQQDIDSENITKQKTSTTVLKDELRTSTVDSKTAAPACKSGRGTGTVGNSEKHADHKSTLTKKVHLQSAVSKPNPGEKEPAQQGTHEMNVDSETSHRLLPRALSESDRAQKNLKNTTKPTEERVAQGDTALEHSTNVDSSPSLSSVTAVPQKQSHDSGVTPLVDKRTVSEGGTASTLLVDHSEIPNQSLTVRESEGPRTSDSKESDAVSTVDKPAKASMDNKRHIPEGSQATVLHSKQGKVNMPLGSELTDMTMQNENVIKEGGSMDVAGKGSNLSSKQSVKASVENGQKDGIAVDQVVSVSTEKDAETVGLKHSRGPGEIENMPTDADRTNENSEVDTSAESNTVSSVLHQRSRKAETATAGSGIAEKTSIATSTEGKDRGVPLNPVKAGDATTTSAETAEGRVAVPCTSIEADEGLTMGVHSRKHSLHVRLEAREGTIFAAAEEGGGVVTEGFAESETFLTSTKEGESGECTVAEPEERLADPVTAPAGTTEDDVNSAAPEEKDDAVTSAGSEGKCDGSSSGDSGLVEGTVTFISEVESDGAVTSAGTEIREGSLSSEEVDGFRRNMMRMGPKKETEGTVTCTGAERRSDSFVMCSVAGAGPQEERRVTGAPEVTVDNDTPAGASPTQEGGRSVNDGPEGESAVTSTGITEEDGEGPASCTGSEESSEGFALSSESEENGESAMDSTVAKDVTNIPLVAAGPCDDEDIVTSTGAKEEDDEGEGVVTSTGRGNEIGHASTCTGIEEGGEGVSICESAEEGDGRIGTAVGHVEAEAGAAIPNANESNVDSMSGAEKDIKDAEICSSAKGIVESSVTSAAAGKGEVAPVREGCEGPMTSAASDHSDSQLTRKEKVDDTTISTGLVGGSYETLVSGAVPEYEAHHTSPGEKADEGIITSVENEDCDGLVAAKASVSITNQACLASSKSQGKGLMISTSTTNDFTLQLNTMVDMEEGRSSALRTEESVEGPRMNVEEFEVPMPSAVSGDESQLPAARNEEKDECAMISTSIGEEFEVPISSATTIQGAESQQPVVAVEERAKGPVLVSTDDFDVPMPSAPAEVESPLASTSKEEKDECALISTSIAEECEASICGVAVGREHERSIPGMEEKDGSAIISTSSVEDCEGPVSSAVPQEEVHPLVTPAEETSDTAMISTSTSEGREAVMVGAVPQDEDQPTIAGTEDLSDAAIISTSTAECVLAASGLDRHEENQLTAGSPEGKDDLSPSKMNKAEAPLPSLIAEDNCQYPGPSTGGKEVGPVVAVGTREGHDRVLVSVLSAGAGCASETEKSGKDCAGKVQREDESPEAGTSGDSTQGRCPAGVSADLPLNPRGPEQAAKDSSIRVLCLTAINTGAKKADDQQGPEGDLKTTTTECINGQESEIAPSHMTVLPATYAVALSAPKCKQDLTVRSDHSGKWTAPASAEKTGDGNSMTMSFQEEGGLEVTVSSEENLRNIGTEESPLNDLGGLGLKANLKTEVFVPSEEEKNHEIPAPPESPSGRKLSGIAELQREPLLMIESLNVENSGSKTNEIHSKSQSKEEISNSGKDNTEAIRSHSVETNPKEVEEEERHMPKRKRKKQYLSSEDELDDNPDVLDSKIETGQRQCSETEPQDTKEENSGDLEELPKTSSKTNNTASRAMEEKDEYSSSEAAGEKAEQNDGDNRKSQEEDQPVIIKRKRGRPRKHPVETSLKTKDDCKTDAGIVTVEQSPPGGKQKVMQTDESNKETSNLQERSGSNDDSEEKSVANVRRRGRKPKRSLTLSDDAESSEPERKRQKSVSEATEDKKDQESDEEEEEEEEDEPTGATTRSSTRSEAQRSKAQLSPSTKRKREASPPGARTRGQQRVEETPVKKAKR